One stretch of Algiphilus sp. DNA includes these proteins:
- a CDS encoding SDR family oxidoreductase → MEISLKGHTALVTGSTGGIGFATATALAGAGAAVILNGRDAARVDAALTRLQAAVPGAEARGAVADVGTAEGCAALVDAEPAVDILVNNAGIFGPKDFFETPDSDWQQFLDTNVLSGVRLARAHAPAMVARGWGRVLFISSESALNIPADMIHYGVTKTANLSVSRGLAKRLAGTGVTVNAVLPGPTLSEGVQAMLGGDDAGQDIAAVAADFVRRERPSSIIGRAATVEEVANMIVYAASEQASATTGAALRVDGGVVDTIA, encoded by the coding sequence ATGGAAATCAGTCTGAAGGGACACACGGCCCTCGTCACCGGCTCGACCGGCGGCATCGGCTTCGCAACGGCGACCGCCCTGGCGGGCGCTGGTGCTGCCGTGATCCTCAACGGACGCGACGCCGCGCGCGTGGACGCAGCGCTGACGCGTCTGCAGGCAGCCGTTCCGGGCGCCGAGGCGCGCGGCGCCGTAGCCGATGTCGGCACGGCCGAGGGCTGCGCCGCCCTGGTCGACGCCGAGCCCGCGGTCGACATCCTGGTCAACAACGCCGGCATCTTCGGTCCGAAGGACTTCTTCGAGACGCCGGACAGCGACTGGCAGCAGTTCCTCGATACCAACGTGCTGTCGGGCGTCCGGCTGGCGCGCGCCCACGCGCCGGCGATGGTGGCGCGCGGCTGGGGCCGGGTCCTGTTCATTTCCTCGGAGTCGGCCCTCAACATCCCGGCCGACATGATCCACTACGGCGTCACCAAGACCGCCAACCTGTCGGTATCGCGCGGTCTGGCGAAGCGGTTGGCCGGCACCGGGGTCACGGTCAACGCGGTCCTGCCGGGACCGACGCTGTCCGAAGGCGTCCAGGCAATGCTGGGTGGCGACGACGCCGGGCAGGACATCGCGGCGGTGGCGGCTGACTTCGTGCGGCGCGAGCGGCCGAGCTCGATCATCGGGCGCGCCGCGACCGTCGAGGAGGTCGCCAACATGATCGTCTACGCGGCATCCGAGCAGGCATCGGCGACCACCGGCGCCGCGTTGCGCGTGGATGGTGGCGTGGTCGACACCATCGCCTGA
- a CDS encoding LysR family transcriptional regulator produces the protein MTDRLVDMETLAAIAATGSMAAAGHRLGVSPAVVSRRLARLEKRLGTRLVQRTTRSIALTDAGAAFRAHCARILAEIDDAETEVARGSATASGTLRMTSTVAFGRRLAPLLHRFQAMHPGLRIQLHTSDALVHLVDDGFDLAVRFGALPDSTLIARQLAPNRRVICASPAYLSRRGRPRTPADLAAHDCIRTGYPPTSEWRFADGTVVPVAGALASSDGETAHLWALQGAGLVQKSIWDVHEDLAAGRLETVLAAHPLPAVAIHAVYPHRRHSPARLRLCVAYLETELSRAARGLGLDASA, from the coding sequence GTGACCGACCGCCTGGTCGACATGGAAACACTCGCCGCCATCGCCGCGACCGGCAGCATGGCCGCTGCCGGGCACCGGCTCGGCGTGTCCCCGGCGGTGGTCAGCCGACGACTGGCGCGGCTGGAGAAGCGTCTGGGCACGCGGCTGGTGCAGCGCACGACGCGCAGCATCGCCCTGACCGATGCAGGCGCCGCCTTCCGGGCGCACTGCGCACGCATACTCGCCGAGATCGACGATGCCGAGACCGAGGTGGCGCGCGGCAGCGCCACGGCGTCGGGTACCTTGCGCATGACCTCCACGGTGGCCTTCGGGCGCCGACTCGCGCCGCTGCTGCATCGTTTCCAGGCGATGCATCCGGGCTTGCGCATCCAGCTCCACACCAGCGACGCGCTGGTCCATCTGGTGGATGACGGGTTCGATCTTGCAGTGCGCTTCGGGGCGCTGCCCGATTCGACACTCATCGCCCGCCAGCTGGCACCGAACCGGCGCGTGATCTGCGCATCTCCGGCCTATCTGTCGCGCCGCGGGCGGCCGCGGACGCCTGCCGATCTGGCGGCTCACGATTGCATCCGCACGGGCTATCCACCGACCTCGGAGTGGCGCTTCGCCGACGGCACGGTGGTGCCGGTAGCGGGCGCCCTGGCGAGCAGCGACGGCGAGACCGCGCACCTGTGGGCTCTGCAGGGGGCTGGCCTGGTGCAGAAGTCGATCTGGGACGTGCACGAGGATCTCGCCGCCGGGCGCCTGGAGACGGTCCTCGCGGCGCATCCGCTACCGGCCGTCGCGATCCACGCGGTCTACCCGCACCGCCGCCATTCCCCCGCGCGTCTGCGACTGTGCGTGGCCTACCTGGAAACGGAGCTGTCGCGCGCGGCCCGCGGTCTGGGGCTGGACGCCAGCGCCTGA
- a CDS encoding metal-dependent hydrolase, whose protein sequence is MNAPHACPEVRRIPFDYPSDMSADWNPRDPELSALLNGLSLTMPYLEPYLIRTMREAAARITDPALRAEAEAFMGQEGQHFRAHRRFNDIIKAKGCPRLAEVEDEMERSYARLQQRSLPVRMAYSAGFEAMTIGLSRWLIEDRVRLSAGADSRVVSMVLWHMVEETEHKLVAFDVYQALHGRYWRRMIGVFHGSLHVLYYGMRGCMMQMRESGRTGWRPRWRLLVRFAWMARSVLPALLHAALPGHDPRKTPDPAWVTAWLAAYRAEGGSGVPLVDTADPDMPIPFRSTVQRAAS, encoded by the coding sequence ATGAACGCACCGCACGCCTGTCCCGAAGTCCGCCGCATTCCCTTCGACTATCCGTCCGACATGTCGGCCGACTGGAATCCGCGCGATCCGGAGTTGAGCGCGCTGCTCAACGGTCTGTCGCTGACCATGCCGTACCTCGAGCCGTACCTCATCCGCACCATGCGCGAGGCGGCAGCCCGCATCACCGACCCCGCGCTGCGCGCCGAGGCGGAGGCCTTCATGGGGCAGGAGGGGCAGCACTTCCGCGCGCACCGTCGCTTCAACGACATCATCAAGGCCAAGGGCTGCCCGCGCCTCGCCGAGGTCGAGGACGAGATGGAGCGCTCCTACGCGCGGCTGCAGCAGCGCTCGCTGCCGGTGCGCATGGCCTATTCCGCAGGCTTCGAGGCGATGACCATCGGCCTGTCGCGATGGCTCATCGAGGATCGCGTCCGGCTGTCCGCCGGGGCCGACAGCCGCGTGGTGTCGATGGTGCTCTGGCACATGGTCGAGGAGACCGAGCACAAGCTCGTCGCCTTCGATGTCTACCAGGCCCTGCACGGTCGATACTGGCGCCGGATGATCGGTGTCTTCCACGGTTCGTTGCACGTGCTCTACTACGGGATGCGCGGCTGCATGATGCAGATGCGCGAGAGCGGTCGTACCGGGTGGCGCCCGCGCTGGCGCCTGCTGGTGCGTTTCGCCTGGATGGCGCGCAGCGTGCTGCCGGCGCTGCTGCACGCCGCGCTGCCCGGCCACGATCCGCGCAAGACGCCCGATCCCGCCTGGGTGACGGCCTGGCTGGCTGCCTACCGCGCCGAGGGTGGCAGCGGCGTGCCGCTGGTCGACACCGCCGATCCGGACATGCCCATTCCATTCCGGTCCACCGTTCAGCGGGCCGCATCGTGA
- a CDS encoding paraquat-inducible protein A, giving the protein MPEPRALIAERPFQSVPILLLLAAAACAFAYGITTPTLTLEKFVVVEKTYSILNGVRGFWQNQQYFLFVVVGGFSLCLPVLKMILLSAILILPRRPGVFAPLVDFVDRIGRWSMLDVFVVATLVTTVQLGALAKVTIHSGIYAFGACVIATLVGSTWTSALLRDANRRALAAAA; this is encoded by the coding sequence ATGCCCGAGCCACGTGCCCTCATCGCGGAGCGCCCATTCCAGAGCGTGCCCATCCTTCTGCTGCTGGCCGCCGCCGCCTGCGCGTTCGCCTACGGCATCACCACGCCGACGCTGACGCTGGAGAAGTTCGTGGTCGTCGAGAAGACGTACTCGATCCTCAACGGCGTCCGCGGCTTCTGGCAGAACCAGCAGTACTTCCTGTTCGTCGTGGTGGGCGGGTTCAGTCTCTGTCTGCCGGTGCTCAAGATGATCCTGCTGAGCGCGATCCTGATACTGCCGCGTCGCCCGGGTGTCTTCGCGCCGCTGGTCGATTTCGTCGACCGCATCGGTCGCTGGTCGATGCTGGATGTCTTCGTGGTGGCCACGCTGGTGACCACGGTCCAGCTCGGTGCCCTCGCCAAGGTGACCATTCACAGCGGCATCTATGCCTTCGGCGCCTGCGTCATCGCGACGCTGGTGGGTTCCACCTGGACCTCTGCCCTCCTGCGTGACGCCAACCGTCGGGCGCTCGCCGCGGCCGCCTGA
- a CDS encoding DegV family protein yields the protein MRIGLVVDSSCDLPHDFIEQHGIVVMPIIVQVDGRAFVDNRDDETTGNFFREHLASRHDAHTVPCSREQILELFLSRLVLEFDYVFCVTIASSRSPIHENAQAAVNEVISRYKLPRREAGISAPFATRVVDSQNAFAAEALVAAVAAQAIADGHGFMAVRDRMHALIPQVHGYMLPRDLHHLRMRARARGDRSVSWLGATIGNALDIKPLVKGYRNETWACAKLRHFEEGAERLFRYAAARVEKGLLEPFVTVCYAGDLDELRALPGYAHLSEACEANGVALLSAMMSMSGAANVGDGALGLALADEEHEFEA from the coding sequence ATGCGGATCGGCCTGGTCGTGGATTCGTCGTGCGATCTGCCGCACGACTTCATCGAGCAGCACGGCATCGTCGTGATGCCCATCATCGTGCAGGTCGACGGCCGCGCGTTCGTCGACAACCGGGATGACGAAACCACCGGCAACTTCTTTCGCGAGCATCTGGCGTCGCGCCACGACGCGCACACCGTGCCGTGCTCGCGCGAGCAGATCCTGGAGCTGTTCCTGTCGCGGCTGGTGCTGGAGTTCGACTACGTCTTCTGCGTGACCATAGCCAGCAGTCGCAGCCCCATCCACGAGAATGCGCAGGCGGCCGTCAACGAAGTCATCTCGCGCTACAAGCTGCCGCGCCGCGAAGCCGGCATCTCCGCACCCTTCGCGACGCGCGTGGTGGACAGCCAGAACGCGTTCGCGGCGGAGGCGCTGGTGGCCGCGGTCGCGGCGCAGGCCATCGCCGACGGTCACGGCTTCATGGCGGTGCGCGATCGCATGCATGCGCTGATCCCGCAGGTGCACGGCTACATGCTGCCGCGCGACCTGCATCATCTGCGCATGCGGGCCCGTGCCCGCGGCGATCGCTCGGTGAGCTGGCTGGGCGCCACCATCGGCAATGCCCTGGACATCAAGCCGCTGGTCAAGGGCTATCGCAACGAGACCTGGGCCTGCGCCAAGCTGCGGCACTTCGAGGAGGGCGCCGAGCGTCTGTTCCGCTACGCGGCGGCGCGCGTGGAGAAGGGGCTGCTGGAGCCCTTCGTGACCGTCTGCTACGCGGGCGACCTCGACGAGCTGCGAGCGTTGCCCGGCTACGCGCATCTCTCCGAAGCATGCGAGGCGAACGGCGTCGCGCTGCTCAGCGCCATGATGAGCATGTCGGGCGCAGCCAATGTCGGGGACGGCGCGCTGGGCCTCGCGCTCGCCGACGAGGAGCACGAATTCGAGGCGTGA
- a CDS encoding alkaline phosphatase PhoX, with protein sequence MHPLLRTIEAQGLPRRAFLRNLLLTAGSISAASALTACGSDGPRGNGVARSRFADIGPLQAPDENGVSLPAGFTSRVVAVAGEQPLPASSPFEWIRDPDGAGVFALPDGGWIYIANSEVRDATSGGLVQPLQPIVSRENVAALGTGLRGGVGALRFAADGTLVDAYRVLENTTTNCSGVATPWGTWLSGEEITDGYVFECDPLGGNVAGRRLDIFGRKGHEQFAIDVDHRTIYHTEDFGGDDRFYRNVFSEADWPRGQRPQLEDGVLQVLVVEGGIAAARQGPAPIRWVDAVNDGRPQRQVYSDETTVFAGNEGCWFLDGFVFFSTKSDDNIWAIDTVGQTVESIYSPQAQPDGSPVDPDEPALFGVDNLLMTDDGDIVCVEDGGDMRAMVLMPDGVTIPLLRLPDNTVRGSEVSGPAFSPDGRRFYCSSMRCGRNGGRGTGITYEITMPFAVRVSPPMAGIS encoded by the coding sequence ATGCATCCGCTACTCCGCACCATCGAGGCGCAAGGCCTCCCGCGCCGCGCCTTCCTCCGCAACCTGCTGCTCACCGCCGGCAGCATCTCGGCGGCCAGCGCCCTGACCGCGTGCGGCAGCGACGGACCGCGCGGCAACGGGGTCGCGCGCAGCCGGTTCGCGGACATCGGCCCGCTGCAGGCGCCGGACGAGAACGGGGTGTCGCTGCCGGCCGGGTTCACGTCGCGCGTGGTGGCGGTGGCGGGCGAGCAGCCCCTGCCTGCCAGCTCGCCGTTCGAGTGGATCCGCGACCCCGACGGCGCCGGCGTCTTCGCGCTGCCGGACGGCGGCTGGATCTACATCGCCAACTCGGAGGTGCGCGACGCCACCAGCGGCGGGCTGGTCCAGCCCCTGCAACCGATCGTCTCGCGCGAGAACGTGGCCGCGCTGGGCACCGGGCTGCGCGGCGGCGTGGGCGCGCTGCGCTTCGCCGCGGACGGTACCCTGGTCGATGCCTACCGGGTGCTGGAGAACACCACGACCAACTGCTCCGGTGTGGCCACGCCCTGGGGCACCTGGCTGAGCGGCGAGGAGATCACCGACGGCTACGTGTTCGAGTGCGACCCCCTGGGTGGCAATGTCGCCGGCCGGCGACTCGACATCTTCGGCCGCAAGGGCCACGAGCAGTTCGCCATCGACGTCGACCACCGCACGATCTATCACACCGAGGACTTCGGCGGCGACGACCGCTTCTACCGCAATGTCTTCAGCGAGGCCGACTGGCCGCGCGGGCAGCGGCCGCAGCTCGAGGACGGGGTGCTGCAGGTACTGGTCGTCGAGGGCGGCATCGCGGCGGCGCGCCAGGGCCCGGCTCCGATCCGCTGGGTCGACGCGGTCAACGACGGCCGCCCCCAGCGCCAGGTCTACAGTGACGAGACCACGGTGTTCGCCGGCAACGAGGGCTGCTGGTTCCTCGACGGATTCGTGTTCTTCTCCACCAAGAGCGACGACAACATCTGGGCCATCGACACCGTCGGGCAGACCGTCGAGAGCATCTACTCGCCGCAGGCGCAGCCGGACGGCTCGCCGGTCGATCCGGACGAACCCGCCCTGTTCGGAGTAGACAACCTGCTGATGACCGACGACGGCGACATCGTCTGCGTCGAGGACGGCGGCGACATGCGCGCCATGGTGCTGATGCCGGACGGCGTCACCATCCCGCTGCTGCGCCTGCCGGACAACACCGTGCGCGGATCGGAGGTATCGGGTCCGGCGTTCTCCCCGGACGGTCGCCGCTTCTACTGCTCGTCGATGCGATGCGGGCGCAACGGCGGCCGCGGGACCGGCATCACCTACGAGATCACCATGCCCTTCGCGGTGCGGGTCAGCCCGCCGATGGCCGGCATCAGCTGA
- a CDS encoding TonB-dependent receptor, producing the protein MRRLGLKSVAAAVLACYAAIAGADDELVIYAFSNGLPATGTIVVLDGGKRRPIDETGAVDFDLSAGQHSISLTKGGATLHTFQFTSAQGQLVDINVALSDDADPQVSVETYFKTETARDRSQAPKGAISGRITRDGETLSGAQVRVLGTDATAQTDPGGRYQLELARGVYQFEITHPDMPEAVTETVRVVSDIEKTENVRLGGTGTAGGPSLPGEIEEVVAVAKFQPTAFGESEQFSANVLETISLEQLSRFGDSDVAASVVRVPSVTVQDNRFVFIRGLGGRYVTTTLNGATLPSTDPTKREVPLDLFPSNIVKQLDVKKTFLAGMPGESTGGNLVINTRTFPDDAAGKLSLSLGYTSGLTGDDVAADPSDGSFDLFGFDDGSRAVPGGVRAIAALLSCEPCETELTTGQRRELNRVGAVQLMNDLELDTATATPKVSLGANYGDVYQVGGNELGFFAAANYRNGWGQKESGISRTYRGGGEGFVFDNFTFEESSNTVDASGLLSMGLNVGDSSYQATTLLSRATESTVRVSEGTGGDSGAESVRYSIDWEERQFISQQFSGEHFIGGISGLAADWQVTASNARRYAPDRREVRFDLEGEDGVYDLLIANLSRTYEELSDDNLDASADLEYLFDNALGDATVDFGVQFIHRERDADSESYGFSGNESAFDSNAPNLLVSDVVNMDNITGNPGTGLAFSNLTSPSQSYEAELDLNSVYASFSQRFASAYQAIIGLRYEDYQQVTDTFSVFGGGGPVQSKIDEGAVLPSLALNYEISDRQQVRFAASRTVSRPDFKETANSAFVDDQFNFRVRGNPLLKVSDVTNLDLRWEMYWNDTETVSVALFQKTIDNPIERVLLAASGTASNSRTFENGEEAELYGIELDGRKDFAFNEAATRSMFVALNTSLIDSEVELGGGETRRLQGQPEYTFNLVVGYDDFTGSTRHEVTALLNQSGETIVDVGVQGQADVVEEPRLALDLNYKWFLSDSLTLKAKAGNLLDEVVQFTQGGRVYQEYRQGVTLEAGLDWNF; encoded by the coding sequence ATGCGCCGGTTAGGTCTGAAAAGTGTCGCTGCAGCCGTTCTCGCGTGCTACGCCGCCATCGCCGGCGCCGACGACGAGCTGGTCATCTATGCCTTCAGCAACGGCCTGCCGGCGACCGGGACCATCGTCGTGCTGGATGGCGGCAAGCGCCGTCCCATCGACGAGACCGGCGCCGTCGATTTCGACCTTTCCGCCGGTCAGCACAGCATCTCGCTGACCAAGGGCGGCGCCACGCTCCATACCTTCCAGTTCACCTCCGCGCAGGGGCAGCTCGTCGACATCAACGTCGCGCTCTCCGATGATGCCGACCCGCAGGTCTCGGTGGAGACCTACTTCAAGACCGAGACCGCACGCGATCGTTCGCAGGCGCCGAAGGGCGCCATCTCCGGGCGCATCACGCGCGACGGCGAGACATTGAGCGGCGCGCAGGTGCGCGTGCTGGGCACCGACGCAACGGCCCAGACCGATCCGGGCGGCCGCTATCAGCTCGAGCTGGCGCGCGGCGTCTACCAGTTCGAGATCACGCATCCCGACATGCCGGAGGCGGTCACCGAGACCGTGCGCGTGGTCAGCGACATCGAGAAGACCGAGAACGTGCGCCTCGGTGGCACCGGCACCGCCGGTGGCCCGAGCCTGCCCGGCGAGATCGAGGAAGTGGTCGCGGTCGCCAAGTTCCAGCCCACCGCCTTCGGCGAGAGCGAGCAGTTCTCGGCCAACGTGCTGGAGACCATCAGCCTGGAGCAGCTGTCGCGCTTCGGCGATTCGGACGTCGCCGCTTCGGTGGTCCGCGTCCCCAGCGTCACCGTCCAGGACAACCGCTTCGTCTTCATCCGCGGCCTGGGTGGCCGGTACGTGACCACCACGCTCAACGGCGCAACGCTGCCCAGCACGGATCCGACCAAGCGCGAGGTGCCGCTGGATCTGTTCCCCAGCAACATCGTCAAGCAGCTCGACGTCAAGAAGACCTTCCTCGCGGGGATGCCCGGCGAGAGCACCGGCGGCAACCTGGTCATCAACACGCGTACCTTCCCTGACGATGCGGCCGGGAAGCTCTCGCTGAGCCTCGGGTACACCTCCGGGCTGACCGGCGACGATGTCGCGGCCGATCCGTCCGACGGCAGCTTTGACCTGTTCGGCTTCGACGACGGTTCGCGCGCCGTCCCGGGCGGGGTCAGGGCCATCGCCGCCCTGCTCAGCTGCGAGCCGTGCGAAACCGAGCTCACCACCGGTCAGCGGCGGGAGCTCAACCGGGTCGGCGCCGTGCAGCTCATGAACGATCTCGAGCTGGACACCGCGACCGCCACCCCCAAGGTGTCGCTGGGGGCCAACTACGGCGACGTCTATCAGGTCGGCGGCAATGAGCTCGGGTTCTTCGCGGCCGCCAACTACCGCAACGGCTGGGGCCAGAAGGAGTCCGGCATAAGCCGCACCTATCGCGGCGGCGGCGAGGGCTTCGTCTTCGACAACTTCACCTTCGAGGAATCGTCCAACACGGTCGATGCAAGCGGCCTGCTGTCCATGGGCCTGAATGTCGGAGACAGCAGCTATCAGGCGACGACGCTGCTCTCCCGCGCCACCGAATCGACGGTCCGTGTCTCGGAGGGCACCGGTGGTGACTCCGGCGCCGAGTCGGTTCGCTATTCCATCGACTGGGAGGAGCGCCAGTTCATCTCGCAGCAGTTCTCCGGCGAGCATTTCATCGGCGGCATCAGCGGTCTCGCGGCCGACTGGCAGGTCACTGCCAGCAATGCGCGGCGCTATGCGCCCGATCGCCGCGAGGTCCGGTTCGACCTCGAGGGCGAGGACGGCGTCTACGACCTGCTGATCGCGAACCTCAGCCGCACCTACGAAGAGCTGTCCGACGACAATCTGGACGCGTCGGCGGATCTGGAATATCTGTTCGACAACGCCCTCGGCGACGCCACCGTCGACTTCGGTGTGCAGTTCATCCATCGCGAACGCGATGCCGACTCGGAGTCGTACGGCTTCAGCGGGAACGAGAGCGCTTTCGACTCGAACGCCCCGAATCTGCTGGTCAGCGATGTCGTCAACATGGACAACATCACCGGCAATCCGGGTACCGGGCTCGCGTTCTCCAATCTGACCTCGCCGAGCCAGAGCTACGAGGCCGAGCTCGATCTGAACAGCGTGTATGCCTCGTTCTCGCAGCGCTTCGCCTCGGCCTACCAGGCCATCATCGGCCTGCGCTACGAGGATTATCAGCAGGTCACCGACACCTTCAGCGTCTTCGGCGGCGGCGGTCCCGTGCAGTCGAAGATCGACGAGGGCGCGGTCCTTCCCAGCCTGGCGCTGAACTATGAAATCAGTGATCGCCAGCAGGTCCGCTTTGCCGCCAGTCGGACGGTGTCGCGGCCGGACTTCAAGGAGACCGCGAACTCGGCCTTCGTGGACGATCAGTTCAACTTCCGCGTTCGCGGCAACCCGCTGCTCAAGGTTTCGGATGTCACCAACCTGGACCTGCGCTGGGAGATGTACTGGAACGACACCGAAACCGTAAGCGTGGCGCTCTTCCAGAAGACCATCGACAACCCCATCGAGCGCGTGCTGCTCGCCGCATCGGGTACCGCCAGCAACTCGCGCACCTTCGAGAACGGCGAGGAAGCGGAGCTGTACGGCATCGAGCTCGACGGGCGCAAGGACTTCGCGTTCAACGAAGCCGCCACCCGCAGCATGTTCGTGGCGCTGAACACCAGCCTCATCGACTCCGAGGTCGAGCTCGGTGGTGGCGAGACCCGTCGTCTGCAGGGGCAGCCGGAGTACACCTTCAACCTGGTGGTGGGCTACGACGACTTCACCGGCAGCACGCGTCACGAGGTCACCGCGCTCCTGAATCAGTCGGGCGAGACGATCGTCGACGTCGGTGTGCAGGGGCAGGCCGACGTGGTCGAGGAGCCGCGCCTGGCCCTGGACCTGAACTACAAGTGGTTCCTCAGCGACTCCCTGACGCTCAAGGCGAAGGCGGGGAATCTTTTGGACGAGGTCGTCCAGTTCACTCAAGGCGGCCGTGTGTATCAGGAGTACAGGCAAGGCGTGACGCTTGAAGCGGGCCTCGATTGGAACTTCTAG
- a CDS encoding TetR/AcrR family transcriptional regulator: MPRTPYSDEEVATRRNAILDAAMELHDDGGVAALSFRNIAARLGFSYATPYRYFASKEALLTALRARVFRWMEGILMDAVERAPDPMRKLEALAGAYVRAGIDKPSRYALMFFRNDELSREPRSLELVAAKRDALDVCTRVVAAAQEAGVLRLSVDPLTAAHLFWASAHGMVSLQVAGQFVMGRSLEALIPEMIATFLAGLERRADQDAVDAPRYRMT, encoded by the coding sequence ATGCCACGCACTCCCTATTCGGACGAAGAAGTCGCCACCCGGCGCAACGCCATCCTCGATGCAGCCATGGAACTGCACGACGACGGCGGCGTGGCGGCGCTGAGCTTCCGCAATATCGCCGCGCGTCTGGGCTTCAGCTACGCCACGCCGTACCGCTACTTCGCCAGCAAGGAGGCGCTGCTGACGGCGCTGCGCGCGCGTGTCTTCCGCTGGATGGAGGGCATCCTGATGGATGCGGTCGAGCGGGCGCCCGACCCCATGCGCAAGCTGGAAGCCCTGGCCGGGGCCTATGTGCGCGCCGGCATCGACAAGCCGAGCCGTTACGCGCTGATGTTCTTCCGGAACGACGAGCTCTCGCGGGAGCCGCGCTCGCTGGAGCTGGTCGCCGCCAAGCGCGACGCGCTGGATGTCTGTACCCGCGTGGTTGCAGCGGCGCAGGAAGCCGGTGTCCTGCGTCTGTCGGTCGACCCGCTGACCGCGGCGCATCTGTTCTGGGCGAGCGCGCACGGCATGGTCTCGCTGCAGGTCGCCGGCCAGTTCGTCATGGGCCGTTCGCTGGAGGCCCTGATCCCCGAGATGATCGCGACCTTCCTGGCCGGGCTCGAACGCCGTGCCGACCAGGATGCCGTGGACGCACCCCGTTACCGCATGACGTAG
- a CDS encoding NYN domain-containing protein: MHETTRTYNMAVFCDFENIALGVTEAKYAAFDIRRVLERLLLRGNVVVKKAYCDWARYKEFKPAMHEASFELIEIPHTRQAGKNSADIRMVVDALDLCYTKGHVDTFVVVSGDSDFSPLVSKLRENNKLVIGVGVKNSTSDLLISNCDEFIFYDDLVRDSEKPARRKRRTATKSAARKSAATKAADNREQEALDLVLETVEDLFRERTGEDKVWGSMVKQALKRRNPGFNESYHGFRSFSQLLEAAQAKKLIAMRHDEKSGGYIIESYNADD, from the coding sequence ATGCACGAGACGACCCGGACGTACAACATGGCCGTGTTCTGCGACTTCGAGAACATCGCGCTGGGCGTGACCGAGGCCAAGTACGCCGCCTTCGACATCCGTCGCGTGCTCGAGCGCCTGCTGCTGCGCGGCAACGTGGTGGTCAAGAAGGCCTACTGCGACTGGGCGCGCTACAAGGAGTTCAAGCCCGCCATGCACGAGGCGTCCTTCGAGCTCATCGAGATCCCGCACACGCGCCAGGCGGGCAAGAACTCCGCCGACATCCGCATGGTCGTCGACGCCCTGGACCTCTGCTACACCAAGGGACATGTCGACACCTTCGTCGTCGTCTCGGGCGACTCGGACTTCTCGCCGCTGGTGAGCAAGCTGCGCGAGAACAACAAGCTGGTGATCGGCGTCGGCGTCAAGAACTCGACCTCCGATCTGCTGATCTCCAACTGCGACGAGTTCATCTTCTACGACGACCTGGTGCGCGACTCCGAGAAGCCCGCGCGCCGCAAGCGCCGCACAGCGACCAAGTCGGCGGCCAGGAAGTCGGCCGCAACCAAGGCGGCCGACAATCGCGAGCAGGAGGCGCTCGACCTGGTGCTGGAGACGGTCGAGGACCTGTTCCGCGAGCGCACCGGCGAGGACAAGGTGTGGGGCTCGATGGTCAAGCAGGCGCTGAAGCGACGGAACCCGGGATTCAACGAGAGCTACCACGGCTTCCGCAGCTTCAGCCAGCTGCTGGAGGCGGCGCAGGCGAAGAAGCTCATCGCCATGCGGCACGACGAGAAGTCGGGCGGCTACATCATCGAGAGCTACAACGCCGACGACTGA
- a CDS encoding cupin domain-containing protein, translating into MHLSASDIAALAVQHKVHFLNERAIRDNRSLGDAAGLRGLGIHLITVQPGDASTELHVHRCEEEAIYVLSGRGTATVGDDVVAIGPGDFIGCPAGGAAHDMHAEGDAPLVCLVIGQRLEHDVVDYPRLGKRLYRNSGEWNLVEHSAIARIAR; encoded by the coding sequence ATGCATCTGTCCGCCAGCGACATCGCGGCACTCGCCGTGCAGCACAAGGTTCACTTCCTCAACGAGCGGGCTATCCGCGACAACCGCTCGCTGGGCGATGCGGCTGGTCTGCGCGGCCTCGGCATCCACCTCATCACCGTGCAGCCGGGCGACGCCTCCACCGAGCTTCACGTGCATCGCTGCGAGGAGGAGGCCATCTACGTGCTGTCCGGCCGGGGAACGGCGACCGTCGGCGACGACGTGGTGGCGATCGGGCCGGGGGACTTCATCGGCTGTCCGGCCGGCGGTGCCGCGCACGACATGCACGCCGAGGGCGACGCACCGCTGGTCTGCCTGGTGATCGGGCAGCGGCTCGAGCACGATGTGGTCGACTACCCGCGTCTCGGCAAGCGCCTGTACCGCAACAGCGGGGAGTGGAACCTGGTCGAGCATTCGGCCATTGCGCGCATCGCGCGCTAG